From Drosophila santomea strain STO CAGO 1482 chromosome 2R, Prin_Dsan_1.1, whole genome shotgun sequence:
CCCAGTTGgtattacaataaatatagGGGAATGTCTAATATAGACAAGGATACAATAAAAATCGGGGTCCAAAGTATGTACTACGCATATATCGAAAAATAATAGTTGTAAACCTTGATTGGCTGCAATGGAGCATTTTGCTTGTTatagttttcattatttcGTGCTGCTTATACGGTATACCTGTAATTGATCCAATTGGGTCCCAAATAATTCAACGGAGAAAACAAACTTTTGGCTTAACAATTTTCTACTGCAATTTACTCAGTCTCGTACGCAAAATAGAAAATTCTGTTTTTGCTTCCCTTGTTGTGTTTCGTgtacatttataattttttttagctttttttaGCATGTTCTGGTTTAACTAAGGTCAAAAAATGCGTTGGTCAAGCGGGCAGGTTTTCGTTACTTGATTATTTCGTCGTGTGCTATTGTTTGTTGGTAAATAAATTGTAGTTGTACATAACTGCAAAACTGGTGTAAAAACGAAGTGGCAGCTAATGAAAAAAAGGGAGTTGTAAATTGGTATCAAGTGTATCCGGCTTTTGTAAATGGTAGTGTATTCGCAACGCGGAAATGCTTTAACAACCATATCAAAAATAGGGGTACAGTTGCCTTGGATTATTGTAGCTGCAGGTCGCTGTCTCGCTCTCTCGCGCAATCTTCGTCTTTAAGAactttttctcttttctccTCTGGTTTTCTTCGTCTTTGTTCTTACTCTTTCAGGTTTCCTTTCTTCTGGTTATAcatttgtatacatatatggcatTTCGCGAATGCTGCGGGCATCGTCCGCAGTAGAGTCGTCCCGCTCCCACTCACACCTTGCAGCTTTGGGGGGCGGCAAGAACGGCCGACTGGCTGTGATTGTGGCTGTGCTCCAACTCATGCTCATGCTCGTGCAtgtcctcctcgtcctcgcaGATGCTGTCATGGTGCTTCCGCTGCTCCCGCTTGCGCATGTAGTTGATGAGCGGTCGCTTCTTGTGCTCCTTGCAGAACGGGCAGTCCTTGCGCATCTGCTTCTCGGACTTTATCTGCTTGCACTTTTCTGCAATGGAGAGAATGGTATAAGTCACCAGTTAGTGAAGGTCGGCACTGAATGTTCGCCCTCGTCTGTTTTTTCCCTTTCGCTTCCTCTGCTCTTTTCGGCCTACGTGCCCTTCTGGCCGTCGAACAGCTGATTTGACTACGTGACGTTGTTGCGTCTACGTTCACGACGTCACGTCGCCAATGATGGCTCCCCTCCGCTCCCCGATTTTTCCCGTTATTCGACGTGTGACCCTGTGACGCAAGCAgatatatgtaaatttaatattattatgtaCTAGATTTCGAAACCCCTTTTTAAAAACTAACCTATCTAATATTTGGTTCTAATAGGCacattgttgttttttttctactGTAACTGTACTTACGCTCTGTGTGCTTATGTGACCTGTCTAGTCAATTAAACCACTGCTTTGATTGCTCAATTGACCATGTTAAAAGCTAAACGGTTATTATTGATTAAAGACCAGCCGATCCATGTGGAAAGTCTATTCATAGCCACTGATAAGCGACCTTGCATAATCTCTAAATGTGTTCCACACTGAAAAAAAGTGATGTAAAAATTggatatatgcatatatgctTATCCATATGCATGTAACAATtctaatataaataaagttgtGTGTatactacatatgtacatgtaaaTCTAAAGTCTAAAGTGAGCTAAATATTTGCTTTGCATAATCttaggttttatttttttatttctctaCTCCGATAATTCCCGATAATTCATTACGCGTAATTAgtcatatgtatatgtacatatgtataatatgCGAAGGTTTACCTTTCGCACAcctcatttttttattgcgcTTCAGTTTTGGCACACGAACACAATGAAGCCCTGCTTTATTTGTTCCTCCCTAAAAAGAATCCATTGTTCGACCACCTGCTCAATTTTAGTGAGCCGACCATGGAGGTACAGCCAAATCTTAGTTCTTAGTACCTATTGTCTGTGTATTTAATAATCGTAAAATATTCGAGTGCATAGTGCCTCTTAATGGACTTAACTGACCTCGATAGGAGCGGGTTTAACCACCTCTAAAATAGCCACACAAAGTTTATCTTTGCTGCCTTTTACGATTTTCCACAGGTAACGATATATATGTACTCTTTTTGTGTGTCCATGTGAATTGCGCTTTAGCTTTGGAATGCCGGAAACTCGTAAGGAAGCTTGTGGGCTTTTAGctgttttgtgtgtgcaaTTAAGCGCGAATATACCTTAGCACGTGGATATAAGCcgtaaatataaacaaaatcgtGGGGGTGTGTGGCTGGAACCTACTTGATAAGGCGAGTCGCGCCGCGAAACTTTAGACACCCTGTGCTTGTGCGCAAAATTAAGGCGTGTTTCGCACACAAAcatgcatacacacacacatacacactcatGCACATGGGCCAAGAAATCAGGCTGgctatttataaattgttgcaaaaacaacaaacaacacacGCACGCAATACTCAAATACAAGTTGGAAACGCGCCTTGCTTATCTCGCTCCTTTTTTGCCAGTGCATTCTGTGCGCGATATGTGTACGGAGCTATCTTGCTTGTCGCCAAAAATTACCTTGCACACGACTGTAGCAGTCCTTGACCGCATGTGAGGAGGTGGTGGACTCCAGGGTTCCATAGGGGAATTCCTCGTAGTCCCTGTAGTACCCGCTGCGCATGGACCCGCCATATGCCATCGTGGTGTCGCTGACGCAGAATCCCCAAACATCCATGTCGATGCTGTGCTGTggttttggtgtttttttttgcgaagTGCAGTGCCAATCAGCGGGATGTTTGTGATGtgggtgtgttttttttctctctttttgtCTTTTGCCGCGTTGGGCGAGGTCGTTTCACTTTGTCTCTCGGATTGCTGGGCGTCCAATGAACTCTGGCTTTTAAAAtcactttgttttttgtttttataacgTTTTTTGTGCACTTTTGCGTGGAGGTAACTCGGTGCAGAGGTTTTCTTCTTTCTTCTCGATTTGCAAATCTCTTGCCGAAATTCGATGTATTCTGTTGAAAGTCTCTCGTGAAACTGAAAGCCGAACACTAGAATTACTGCATTTTTGTAGCTCTCGTGCGCTGACGCTGCTTCGGCTCTTGTTTTGCTGCGCACTTCGGATCTCCCCTATATTTACTTCTCATGTGCCGACGTATGAATGTGTGTGGACTGTCGCGGGAAATACTTTAGGGCAtgtgtatttaaattaatggACTGGACCGAATAGCTAACAAAACCTCACTTAAAAACTTAGGCCAACGGACTTTCTTAGCTTGCTTAGCCAACACCTTAAAAGATTTTGTTATGGAAAAAAGTTCCATTTCAATAGTTTGTTTTctgaaattttgtttaaatattttcaatgtCTG
This genomic window contains:
- the LOC120444995 gene encoding uncharacterized protein LOC120444995 isoform X3 gives rise to the protein MDVWGFCVSDTTMAYGGSMRSGYYRDYEEFPYGTLESTTSSHAVKDCYSRVQALKDGKKLSKGNCKCEPSACNCGKRRQRQQQLKMFVSQLRRRDNVSSVILF
- the LOC120444995 gene encoding uncharacterized protein LOC120444995 isoform X1, which encodes MDVWGFCVSDTTMAYGGSMRSGYYRDYEEFPYGTLESTTSSHAVKDCYSRVQEKCKQIKSEKQMRKDCPFCKEHKKRPLINYMRKREQRKHHDSICEDEEDMHEHEHELEHSHNHSQSAVLAAPQSCKV